The genomic segment ATTTTTTATGGGAGGGACGTCGATGTCCAGCGCTGATGCTAGATCGATTTCATGCTCCTGCTCCTGTACGATAATCCCGCGCAAGATTTCGCTGAGTGCAAATTCCCCCATCGCCTCAGCTTGGCGGATACGCTCACGATAGCGTTCCACAGTTTCCCGTTCGTTCTCCAGATCCGCGCGCAGCATTTCGACCGAGTTGGTCGAAGTCTTGACCGGCTTGGGTGTCACGCAAGGCATACCACCCAGATAATCGATCTGTTTAGCGATTTTTATGGCATGTGCCAGTTCTTCCCCCGCATGCGCTTCTAACTCCCGCGCTATGTCAGTGTAGG from the Verrucomicrobiota bacterium genome contains:
- a CDS encoding ferritin-like domain-containing protein, with protein sequence MKKENITTGLNITREEMIQLLNEDLAGEYQAIIAYTVYSQVLKGAAYTDIARELEAHAGEELAHAIKIAKQIDYLGGMPCVTPKPVKTSTNSVEMLRADLENERETVERYRERIRQAEAMGEFALSEILRGIIVQEQEHEIDLASALDIDVPPIKNKADK